Below is a window of Acanthochromis polyacanthus isolate Apoly-LR-REF ecotype Palm Island chromosome 18, KAUST_Apoly_ChrSc, whole genome shotgun sequence DNA.
TTTTTTTAGAGGATTATTTCAAAGATCAAAGATTTTTATTCCTGGATTACTGAAATGTAATGTTCACATATGCAAATATGTTACTATCttgttaaaacacacaaacttggATAAATGTCCGTTAGACGttgccaaaaaaaaaggaaataaaacaagCTTCCTAGGGTGTATTTTCCTTTGCACTAGTCTGAAAGCTCAGCACCCCAAACTCTCAACACTGACCGCTCAAAAATCTGTGCGCCTGCTTTAGAACTACATTTCCCAGTGTCCTTTGCGCAGGCGTGGGCAGCGGATTATAAATACGGCAACAGTCGCAGCTGGTCACCTACATTGATAACTAAGACCAATATACCGGCAGGAGCACCGAGTGCAGCTCGGAGGAGACGGTTTGTTTCACGCCGACAgatttttgtagtcatttgCAGGGAGTTAGCTCAGCGTGTTTGGCCGTACAGCTAACAGGAGaggacacaaacaaaaacaaacagactgacTCAGCTGTCAATATGACTATTAATAAATCCAAAGTGGCCGTCGGCTTCGTAGTGGCAGGTGTCCTCGCCGTCTTCTTCGGTACGCTTCTTGCTTTTGTGGGACCTGTAATCATCGACGACCAGATAGTGAAGGTAAGCAGCGATGTTTAGCATGTTTGAAACTAGCTGTGCTGAGTCAACGACGTTCAGCCTGTTGTCGCAGCTGAGAACAATATGAGATGATTACGAGCGAGTGCAGCGAAATTAGCTGCTGATAGCGCCTTCAATTAGCTGCTAATATCTACTTAGAGTAGCAGTAGGTATTGCGAAAACTACTCTTAACAAGTAAAAAGTACAAATATAAACTTGGAAGAACATGCACAACTatttaaaatggaaagaatTTCTGTCCTTGAGGCAACTTGGGTCTGAAATTGCAGGTAGAGCTTTTATATACCTGGGACACACTGCAGTGCCAGACAGTGTTCAGGGAAAATGTGATGGTACTTGATTTATGGATGTATTCATGTCGTACAATATTTATTCAAAAACCAATGCAATTCTTTTTCAGTACTCGAATATAATAAGAAAAACCTCACAATGTTCTGAGGTAATCTTTCATTCAGAACAAACTTAAACTTTGTTCtatattgtgtgtatatataaaatctATATTGTTTCTAGAGCAGAAACAATCATTTTACAGAACAATTGTTTGATATCTCAcggaaaagaaatgcaaaatgccAGTAAGATAATTAATGTCGCTGACATCAAAGTGCCATCTTGATAAATGAGGAACAAACAAGCAAATTGTCCagatcttcctttctctgcCGGCTGATTCAAGAATTTTAAGAAAGTGGCAGACTGAGCTTGCAGTTGGTGTTTTATCTTGTTCATACAGACTGCAAAatcaaaaaaggagaaaaattaAGCCTAAAGTGATGAGTTCCTCACTGAATATCTGGCATTTTGGCCAGTAGTCTGAAATTCAGCATTACTGAGAATAAATTTAACTTAAACATTTGatataaaaacagcaatttCTCACAATTGAGTTGctaaaatagttaaatatttgaacattttctgtgaGAATTGATGAAATCTtttaattagtttgtttttatttcattcattgaccaagtaaaacaacaaacaaaaaataaaaatcaagaagCAATACAACGCAAAAAGCAAAAGTttgcaaacagactgaagttcttGTATTTAACAATTGTGATAATGAACAGAATATTTTGTACTGCTGGTCAGGCCAGTATTTGGTGAAATTATTCACTAAGAACATTCATAGAGAAAGAAATGTGCGTATAAATTGATTGTgaatacatttcttcttttgtctttttcatatcAGAACACAATAATCGACCCAAAGAATGAGTTGTCCTACACCATGTGGAAGGACATCCCTGTGCCGTTCTACATGTCCGTCTACTTCTTCAACGTCCTCAACCCGAAAGAGATCCTGAGGGGAGAGAAGCCCATGGTGGAGCAGAGAGGACCTTATGTGTACAGGTATGCTGTGTATCCTCCCTGAGAACTCAACCAGAATCCCCTGCGGTCACACGTTTCTGCAGAACTATATTTCAGGACATTTTGTCCTGTAAACTGCCACTGtgttgcaaaaatgcattttgaggtGATTGtttagttgaaaaaaaatcagatatttAGTAATTCTGAAGACCATTGGTTTTACTGGAGTCAGTCGACCATGAGCATCTGGCTCAGTAAAGTAAAACTGTGTCTATAGCTAAACTGGACTCCCTCTCTGGAACACTGTCTCAATATGTAAAGTGGACCTGCTGTCTGGAACATGTGTGCCATGTATAGGTCATTCACATAAAACTGGGGGTTTATGTAATCCTGGCTCCCTCTCTGAAATGCATTGTATACCATGTATAGTTCATTCGAGTAGCCTCAGctgttgcaaaaacaaaaacacaaaaagttcTAGCAGGACAGTTGTGTAACTCAGATTTTTTACACATCGGTTTCTTCAGGAACTGCCAGTTCTCTGCTGCAGAGTCATTTAAAGCCAAGTTGCAGAGTAAGCCATAAAGATGATGTCATGTTTTGAAACTGAATGGCTTCAAAAGGTTGGAACTCAGTGTCTGAATGCTTAGAGTAAATATCAAGTCTTACAAATTTGAAGGTATGTGTTAAAgatttgtatgtattgttttaATCAGTTGATTAGAACAATCTAATCTCTACATACATGATTCTGCATTGTTTTAACTTTTTTgcagatgaaaaaaataatagagTAAGACTCTGGTCTTATTTTTGGTTGCAAACATCTAGAAGTGACAATGAAAGCACAAAAAAGTCACTTGCAGTTGGCTGCTTTTGacgtgcattaaaaaaaaactgtcaacgaaaagaaaaaacagttgaCAATGTGTAAAGACATTCACATTAGAAGTACAGAGGAATTGAGGATTTTAAAGTAGTGTATAAAATgaatcaaagtacagacagtgTTTTACCTGAATATGTAGAAAACAGTAAAGTGGCACATTGTTGAAAGCAGTGGAAAGCTAAGTTACAGAGATACAAACTGACTGAGCTTGTATTTTTCTATAGGgccaatattttattttacctgtAATTTAACCTAGCAAAGGCAAAAATTCTTTATCATTTGCCATTTAAAAAGAATTcttaatatgttaaaaaaatcaaatattgaCAGAtggctgtaaaataataattttcctgaattaaatatattaaatgttCACCGTCCTTCCACATGGTGTAGAACACATCACACTGTCTGCCCAAGGTTTTACaagattgaaaattaaattctTCAGGCTTGCATTTATTTTCGATAGGACAGATTATTTCCGAATGGAACATAATGTTTAAAATTTCAAATTGTTTCTTTTCCAAGTTTGAAATTTTGTAAATGTTGATCTGCAAATTTGGGCATGTTTGTCGAGGAAAATTATTTTGATGCGGCCAGTCTTCGTTTTGAAAGCCGAGTACATAGTAACGGTCTTAGGACAGACTGTTCTGAGTTTAAAATGGCCTCTTTTCAGACATCTAGCGACACAGCTGCAATTCAAAGTGATTTCTGGCAACATGGCGGGGTACCGGAAGTAGGGGTGTATGCTCTCTGCTGATGTAGTGTCCAATCAGTTGTTTACCGGTTAGCTGCAGTGATGGACATGCGCAGGATGCACCATCACCATCTGGCTGCCACGAGCTGTTTCTGTAGCATGAATGCATGTCAAATTAAGTGATCTATGTTAACAAAGTTGCGCCAACCTCAAAGACCATGTCCACAGCTAGAGCGATTGCTCATGTCAATGAAATGCCCCTTTAACTGACAGAGCTTATTCAAAATCAGCATCTGATTAAGAGGTTGGGTTGacacattttcttcctctttcagAAAACGATgccagaaacaaaacatcacatttcacCCCAACTACACCGTGTCCTACAGAGAAAACAGACAGTACTTTTTCGAGCCCTCCATGTCTAAAGGGAACGAGTCTGATGTTGTGACCATTCCAAACATGTTGGTGCTGGTAAGAAGTTGTTCCTCCCTCCTCagtataaatgtattttttaggtCGGGTGTTTCTTCAGTCGTTTGCTTCTGTGCTTTTAGGGCGCAGCGGTGATGATGGAAAGCCTGCCGTTCGCAGTGCGTTTGATGATCAGCGCCACTTTCAAGACGTTTAACGAGGGGCCCTTCCTGACCAAGACGGTGGGAGAGCTGATGTGGGGATATGACAGTGGTCTGGTTGATTTCCTCAACACATACGTGCCCGGCATGCTGCCGTCATCGGGAAAGTTTGGCCTCTTTGCAGAGGTAAGTAGTAGAAATGCTTTACGATTTTGGGGTTCAGGTTTATGACCTCCATGTCTGAGAGGACAACATGGAGACAACATGCCAGCATGCTTGCtaaaataattaatataatttattttttcttgatttatatttaatggcacaaaatgaaaatgattgcCTTGGGTGTTCTTTGGGCCAGTATTTCACCAGGAGAAACTGGAGACCTTAGAGCAGCATGGTGCCCACCTTTACCATCCACAAAGGTGCAAAATCAAACAGAACTTGACCTTTTTCTGAGTTTATTATTGGCTATAGCTTAAAGACCCACATTAACCTCAGCAGTACTTGTAGTGTCTTGTGGCAAACACTGAGCCAGGTTATGTTTTGGACCCTTTTGCTATTAGAAGGCTCATCATTACGCACATATGTTGGTATCTACTTTACAGTGTCAGACAgattctatttagtgatgttcaACAAGCATGGCAGTAATCGTATGTGGCtggtgaaactgaacccaactgacacattagtttgatcatttttgtaGATTGGTTGCTAAGGCGGCAATTACTTTCTCACATAGGGCAACGTAGGCTGGatagcatttttctttcaataaatgaaatcatgatAAAAGAAATTGGACTATCTCATGGTGTACTTTTTGAAGAATTTGGTATGAGTCCCAGTAGGCACAGCAGTGAGCACAGAGGAAGCTGCTGCCCTATCACTAAAATCTTTCCCATTTTCAGTTGTACACTATCCCACCGTAACggttgtgccttttttttttttttttacataaagtaACATTTAACTGGCTTTTGTTCTGTGTGACTggcttttttgctttttcagtcAGGAAATTCTAAACAGATGCAGGTAAAGTATGATATTGTCTTTGTTTAGTTCAACAACTCCAACACTGGTCTGTTCACCATCTTCACTGGAAAAGACGACATCAGGAATGTGCACAAAGTCGACTCCTGGAACGGCCTGACGGCGGTGAGACGCTGACATGACACCTGtggctgttttatgtttgttttttctccaaagTCTGACCGTCTTCTCTTATCAGCTAAACTACTGGAGGACTCCGCAGTGCAACATGATCAACGGAACAGCTGGGCAGATGTGGCCTCCTTTCATGACAAAAGAGAGCACACTGCCTTTCTACAGCCCTGATGCCTGCAggtaaaaatgctttttttcttttttttcaacttttattcTCATCCAGGTTCTGCATACTTACAAACCTTCCTTTTTATAGATCAATGGAACTGGTTTACCAGCGTCCAGGCAAGATGCATGGCATCCCTCTGTATCGATATGTTGCACCCAAAACGCTGTTTGCCAATGGCACAGATTACGCTCCAAATGAAGGTTTCTGCCCATGCAGACAGTCTGGCCTGCTGAACGTTAGCAGCTGCCGCCACAGTGAGTATATATGCGCAAACAGCCTCACGAACATTACAAATGTTTGCTTTGCAGTGCAGGATTGTTGTCTGTGAATGTAGAATAATCAGTCAAACTGTAGAAACGGAAagaatttgaagatttttgaCTTTCCAATGGACCTTGTACATAGAATAAGATAGAACTGCATTAATCttgaaggaaattcttgtgccagatgttgctcaaaagaaattaaaataacatgATGCGTaactaaaaattaaaataaagccaAGTAAAAATACGATgaacagaaaatcaaaaaacaataCTGTGATGATACGAAGTAGTAATACTGCACACAATATTGCACTTGGAATATAATTAATATCATGTGTGATGCATGGCTGAGTCaggaaaaatgatcaaatgtCAGCTTAGAATCATTACATTTTGACAAAGGCACTGTATTCTACATGTCACTGAGAAATTCACTAGAAACTTAGAATTTGCAgcagattctgcaaaaataaaaaatgctgcgCTCCTTGGCACAACTGAGATGCCATGGGttgttcagctgtgaccaacagtcaaaaATTTAGGGAGTTTTCAGCTTAACTGCAAGCTATGTTCCCGCAGAGAGgagatgagaaacaaaaggggagagagaaaaaataaagcatactggatcaataaaataaatgcagcatggctcagaaacagtatacagaggagcaagttgttggaaggtACATTTAGCGTGGTGAAACTTGTTTCTAGAATTGATGTACCTAGAAGAGTGAAGGAGTTTATACATACTGATTCTATCTACATCATTCTGTATtgaaaaggagcaaaaaataaatcgCCAAGAAGCTGCCTGGAGTTCAGAGGATTTTGAGATGGCATTAAGTGTATGTGTCCTACATGTGACATTTTTCTTCTATCAAAATAGAGGCTAAATTAATGAGATGTCTTCTCTGTTTAACAAGGAAAATATCTTTTGCTCAAATGTATTTAACAAAATATAGTATTAATTGTTTGAGATAAATATGGCAGATTATTTGCAATACtgatttttggatgacatcaaCCACactattaatttttttttttaatgcaaaactCACTCTGCTCTTTGAAAGTGGAAAATGACGCAAAAAAAGACATGTtcatatttaaaattcagtatatTTTTAATAAGAACTAAGAAGCCAATTGTCTGCTCGATTGTACAATTGAGAAAATCTGTGAGCCCACATTGAGTAAAAATTGAATGGGTCCTGCTTAGGGCTCAGACGGTTAAATTGAACTTATAATGTTGCGATagcattaatgttttttttctgtgtatataaattatatttagAGAATTTCAGAATTTCAACAATCCAGTAATCCCCActaaagcaagaaaagcactcggagggCGCAGTACTGCTCCAAGTCTGCTCAgccgttgtatcatttctgatggatgaaatttttaagaaaaaattaccttgtgctgagcacaggtgtgtgttatgcatgtgtatgttatgtacggataccgaatcgtgtgatctaaatatgtaacagatgatgggactcaaacacccccacaatttaatcaattgttccagATGTACAGATGAGTCCACAGCGGctgatttgtagtagaatcacaatcatgtgatcatcagtaggcagctgatgtagtgttcacttgtcatagttacagtgacgctgtgctttTATCTTGCAatggtacagaaatctttaacaaatctgtgaatccagactataagctatAATCAactctaatcacttggtccttgtcatttctgagcttccctgaaaatttcatcgaaaTCCGTTTGCccgtttttcagtaatgttacAAACGTTTGCTGattcatcacataactccactgttccttggtggagtcaTAAATACAGCTCAGAACTTGCTTTTATTTGGACCAGCCCTAGATCGACCATAAGCTGCATCACAgtaaaaatctaatcacttgctCCTGGTGTAATTTCTgacattccctgaaaatttcatccaaatctgttcttgagcaatgttgctaacaaccagacagacaaatgtatgctGATCGTCACAAAACTCCGCCGCATTCCTTGAAGTAAGGAAACGAAGGTTAGGAAAACCCATTTGCTTAGCATCTCAACCCTCCATGTCGGCTGTGTAATTCAAATTAAACTGATTAGAGCAGCACCACGCATGCAGGTACCTGGATTCCTTATCCGTGCTAACACCGTGTACATATACAACAGATAAGAGTAAGTCTTTGTTTGAATAGAACCTTTGATTGCAACACTTGCATCACAAAATACTTTCAGAATAAAAAGAGTACAATAAACGTAGCAAAtatagacaaaaataaaaaacaagcaggtataaataaaattacatgCATAGTAGATGATACTATAAGAAGGCTGCAGTAAAGAAATGGTTTTTAAGTGCATTTTACAAGTTTCAGCAGAGCCTGACTGACATCTTTGGGTAACCTGTTCCATAGCTTGGGAGCAGAGCTGGAAAAGCTGCATCtccttttttggtttctgtggtTTTCATTCAGCAGCAAGCTTAGATGATCTGAGAGCTTGTGATGGGACAGAAGGCAGCAGGGAATGTACAGTAAGAGTGACTGAGATGATCTTACTTGAAGCAAACACTCCTAGGTGTCGGTTTTGGATGGATTTACGCAAATTATGGTTTTAGACACCAGAGATTTTGAAGATTTCCAGCGGTTTGACTGATTAACTTCAGCattctttgtccattttagaCTCTCCAGTCTTCATCTCTCATCCTCACTTCTTTAATGCTGATCCTGTGCTGCTGGACTACGTACAGGGTCTTCATCCCAACGAGGAGGAGCACGGCCTCTTCATAGACATCCACCCGGTAAGAACGCACACAAACGCACTCAGTCTTAAACAGCCCACATTCTGCTTTttggttcctttttttttttttttttttttcttcagtgtaTTGTATCGCTTCCCTTTGTGCATACAAAAGTGTTGGAAACTGAGGAAGTCTGGGAGTCGatgcaaaaacagatttggctgaggttttttttttttttctttttggtgtaAATGGTGGGGgggaaaaatacaaattaaaactgCAGAATTCTGACCTACTCCTTTGTACTTCAAGGGCCTCTAACTCTGggaaaatattcatagtatgaTGATATGATTTTACATGATTTTGTTAAATATACTAGTTAttttacctaaaaaaaaaaaaacacaaaaaaccccGGCTGACCTGAGGGAGTCGGGTAGGAGATACCGAGTGATGTTTCATGGAGTTTTCCCATTGCTTTGGCTCAGAGTGCAAAACTCCAATGGAAGGAGACTTAAAAAAGCGTTCTGTTCTTATGTACAATATGCAAAACAATAAATCGCATGCTCAGTCCTTCAGCCTGTGTTCATATTGGCACAAGCCTCAATATATTTTACTAAAGATGCAGTTCACTGAG
It encodes the following:
- the scarb1 gene encoding scavenger receptor class B member 1 isoform X1 yields the protein MTINKSKVAVGFVVAGVLAVFFGTLLAFVGPVIIDDQIVKNTIIDPKNELSYTMWKDIPVPFYMSVYFFNVLNPKEILRGEKPMVEQRGPYVYRKRCQKQNITFHPNYTVSYRENRQYFFEPSMSKGNESDVVTIPNMLVLGAAVMMESLPFAVRLMISATFKTFNEGPFLTKTVGELMWGYDSGLVDFLNTYVPGMLPSSGKFGLFAEFNNSNTGLFTIFTGKDDIRNVHKVDSWNGLTALNYWRTPQCNMINGTAGQMWPPFMTKESTLPFYSPDACRSMELVYQRPGKMHGIPLYRYVAPKTLFANGTDYAPNEGFCPCRQSGLLNVSSCRHNSPVFISHPHFFNADPVLLDYVQGLHPNEEEHGLFIDIHPQTGVPLNVSIRLQLNLYMKRVLGITETGKISEVMMPMIWFEESGYIDGPILNTFHTNLVIVPAVMEYMQYGLIALGLVTIIIASLVYYKLKKNQIDGDVVSDGNTSTSAEERTPLLPEKTD
- the scarb1 gene encoding scavenger receptor class B member 1 isoform X2, with translation MTINKSKVAVGFVVAGVLAVFFGTLLAFVGPVIIDDQIVKNTIIDPKNELSYTMWKDIPVPFYMSVYFFNVLNPKEILRGEKPMVEQRGPYVYRKRCQKQNITFHPNYTVSYRENRQYFFEPSMSKGNESDVVTIPNMLVLGAAVMMESLPFAVRLMISATFKTFNEGPFLTKTVGELMWGYDSGLVDFLNTYVPGMLPSSGKFGLFAEFNNSNTGLFTIFTGKDDIRNVHKVDSWNGLTALNYWRTPQCNMINGTAGQMWPPFMTKESTLPFYSPDACRSMELVYQRPGKMHGIPLYRYVAPKTLFANGTDYAPNEGFCPCRQSGLLNVSSCRHNSPVFISHPHFFNADPVLLDYVQGLHPNEEEHGLFIDIHPQTGVPLNVSIRLQLNLYMKRVLGITETGKISEVMMPMIWFEESGYIDGPILNTFHTNLVIVPAVMEYMQYGLIALGLVTIIIASLVYYKLKASDKEPVKGSLRYDTQEKSMSYSEKSN